In Drosophila subpulchrella strain 33 F10 #4 breed RU33 chromosome X, RU_Dsub_v1.1 Primary Assembly, whole genome shotgun sequence, the DNA window CGGGGGCCTTTTGGTACGGCAGCTCCTGCAATCTCAGGTGGGTTTTCTATGGCGTTTTAGATACCATTTAGGTATATGTACATCAAAATATATTCCCCCCATCTCCTAGCAACCCCTTTGGCCTCTATCAACGCCTTCTCGAGCGAGATGTCGATGGTTTCAAGGGCATTTTGTGGCGTGGCTTCCTCGACGGACCCAAAGGATCTCTGAAAATTGTCCGCATGTTGGTTCGACCCCGCGCTGGTTCATAAATAGTTATATAGTATATTCCATTGGTAACACCAGTTAAACTTTAACAAAAACACCCAACaggttacaaaaaaaatatatgaatttaagataaaataaattcgaTTTAGACTTCGTTGAGCTTGTCAGTCTCCTCGGTGGTTGTGGTGGTGCGCACAGTTGTGGTTGTGGTGGGGTCCTCGGAGCCCTTGACCACCAGCGCATCTCCGAAAACTGGCTTGAAGAAGAGCACGAAGCGggagtagcgacgggcggagTTCTGGGGAGGATGTCAAGGGTTAATGTGCCAGTCATTAAATTGTTGATACTAGAGTATCATAGAATAGTGGGTTATTAAGCACTTTAActattttccaaaaaaaaaccaaacaaaaaataaataaaaaattggaaAACCTATTACTGCAACTTTTTAGCAAAAATCTTAGATATAGAACAGGTGGTTATTGAGTGGTAAGTTGGTTATGTTGTgaaaaaacgaaaataaatattttaatattataatagagTGTTATTGATCACTTAAGCATTGGGAAAAATATTACTACAATTTATTTGACATAAAAATTATACTAAGGTCATTGCCATATTTGCTATATCTCAATAACAAAATTTTggataaaaatattaaaaagaacTAGTTCCAAATGATCTATTCCTTAAAATATGGTCTACATGTCTCTGTCTCACATGAATATTTCTTATTgagataaatattattaagggTTATAAGCCGTTTTAGACATAAATATTAGTTTACTTAagttaaaatgattttattttacattcCCTCTTCACCTTCCTGGCAATATAGACCTAAAACCCTGTATAAAAATCTTAGTGAGACCTTGATATGGCCAGCACTTACCAGGATCAGTCGGGACAGCGACTTGGAGATGTTGGTGACCGTCAGCAGGGACTTGTTCAGGAGCTCGGAGGGAAGTTCCAGGGAGGCATCGCTCATGATATCGGCGGCATCGCTTAGGTCTTTGCCCCCCGCCCGACGACGCCTCTTGCTCTGATGAATATAGATATAGATAAACATATGGATAAGTAAAGATGGGCGATGTGAGTGAGCAGAGTTGTCCGAAATCAAAAATCCGAGATccgaaacccaaaaaccaaaaaatccaaaaaccCAAGGCCAAGGCCGCCATTGAAACTAGATGTGGTGTgagttggtttttttttctgttttcggTTTTATTCGTTTTGTGTGGTGTCGTGGAATTCTctctataaaatatatatatttgtttatgcCGAATATTTACAAACATGAAACTTAACTAGGgtgtaaacaaaaaaaataaaaacgattCGAGCGAGGGTTTTTGGGGTTGGGGTTGGAAATTCAACAAAGATTCTGATGGATGTGAGGAGGAGAAGGGAAGGAAAAGAAGATATAGGGGTTCAACGATAAATTACAGCTTCCATTAGTTGGCCTTGGATCGTTGGTACATATGATATGATGTGATCACCCCTAGTAGCCCGCCTCATCGGAATCGGGAGCAGGTGTCGTCACGCCGGCGATACCGTTCACTCCGCCGGAGGATCCCTGCAGGATGGGTCCCGAGAAGCCGAGGAACTTGGACACCACGTTGCCCAGGCCGGCGTTCGCATTTCCGCCGCCCGACGAGGAGCCGCTGAAGGCGGTGATGGTGGTCAGGACACCGGTGGTCAGGTCGTTGGCAATGTTGCCAATCGAACGGATCTTCGGCGACACCACCGCGGTGATGAGGGTCTGGAAGTCCTTGATGGGCACCGGCGACTTGATGTCCCACTGCTTGTTCTTCTCGATGTTCGCGCGGTCCAGCTGCTCGATCACCCGCGTCTTTGTGTCCAGGAAGTTGTCGATTTTCTGTAGGTTTTTACAGAGTtgtcatatatttttttatgaaaaatacTTTATATCACTGAAATACTCACGCCAAACACAAAGCCGAGCACTGCGTTCTTAGCCTCGAATGTGGCATCGGGCAGTTTTCTTTTGTTGCGCTCCTGGACACCTAACACCTCCTGGAAATGGAAATCGAAGTGGAAAATACAGGATCACCCACAAGGGAAGGTTCTTTGGAACCAGGGTTGCCAGGTCTAGCTTTTTTCAGGACAGAtctgttgttttttttatatatcgAACCAGAAATACTCTGCCAAACTAATATTTCTCGTTTCTTTATTCCGTTTCTGTACTTTTTATAgtaatttataatttcaaaacaaataaaaattgtttacgTTTTTTCCACGTCTGGCAGCACGGATTGGATTACACTGTAAGAAAATGCTACCAAAATTGGTTCACTTTCTTAAGCCAATAATTCAGCTCCTAAAATGACTTATAATCCTTTTCGACCAaattatatttcgtttttattgtAAGCCCTGGATAAATGGCATTTTTACTCCTAACCAAAGTTATATATTCATACttaaaattttgttaattttatattttgctAAGAAAGTGTTatgataaaaaatactttgtttTTTCATAACGTTTTTTATCAAAACATAGTCATTTCTTCAGGAATTTCTTAAGCCTACTTCAGTGATAATAGGAGCCACGCCTAACAACTAGTATTTTCCCACTTCTTCAACGATCtctaagtatatatattaactCTTTCTAGTCATGTTTTATCTTGCCTAATTGCCGATCTGGCATTTTTGGACTTGTCTGGCTTTAATCGATTGGATTCTTTGCCTAATTACACCTGACTTCAAGTTTAATTGCTGCCGAAGAGCGGGTAAAAAAGCACTCGACAGCACTGGGGGCCAGTTAGACTTGACCCAATTTTCGGGGCTGgtcaaagataaaaaaaaaaatgttaaagagAAATAAAAGCACTCATGCACATACATAAGTAATTATATCACTTGTGGACCTGGGGACCTTCGGTCATTCTAAGCCGATGTCTATCGCCGTATATCTGGAGCTTTCGGACCGCTTCTCGATCGATCGCTGGTCCAAGGCACTTAAAATTCACCTCGTCATTTGACCATATGTATGCAGCGCGATATCGGAGCCAAATCAACTCATTTCCAACCAAAACGCATAATCGAAACCCTCGGCATCGAATTTCGAGCCGAACTAAGGCAGCTGGGATTTAAGTGCATACTCTCCGTACTTGCAATTATACGAcctttttatttcatttgatGGCTCTCTAATAATGTTGTCAAATAGTTAACTgtgatttgaattttttaattgcattatATTCAAATGAGTCATGATTTATTAAAGcaaaaatatctaaaaatgAGTTTAAAGGTTTCAGAATTCTATTATATATAAGAAACATTTAAGAGTTCTGTTAATATCTTTTTTCACGTCTTTCTCTAACAACGGcatatttacaaaaatattattaatcaTTAATCTTGTTATGACAAAATTGTAACAACACTAAACAAAATGGTATTTAAATCAAAACACCAAGACAGCTTGCAAacgcttaaaaaaaattcgccTTCAACCCACAGATTTTGATTACAT includes these proteins:
- the LOC119557706 gene encoding uncharacterized protein LOC119557706 isoform X2, whose protein sequence is MQFTRSRLLLSMAVLSALLSLSLGFPAPQQSNSELEANFQDTSDPDLNPINAESKRRRRAGGKDLSDAADIMSDASLELPSELLNKSLLTVTNISKSLSRLILNSARRYSRFVLFFKPVFGDALVVKGSEDPTTTTTVRTTTTTEETDKLNEV
- the LOC119557706 gene encoding uncharacterized protein LOC119557706 isoform X1 translates to MQFTRSRLLLSMAVLSALLSLSLGFPAPQQSNSELEANFQDTSDPDLNPINAEEVLGVQERNKRKLPDATFEAKNAVLGFVFGKIDNFLDTKTRVIEQLDRANIEKNKQWDIKSPVPIKDFQTLITAVVSPKIRSIGNIANDLTTGVLTTITAFSGSSSGGGNANAGLGNVVSKFLGFSGPILQGSSGGVNGIAGVTTPAPDSDEAGY